In Pseudomonas rhizosphaerae, one DNA window encodes the following:
- a CDS encoding GNAT family N-acetyltransferase: MSLIHHSSSAPSEDIKSHLLQMVVDYLTDISSLGITPSNPLYQLYQYGVGYEVHLYLEAMAGGREVKPELVLAFDEAHPDILDGFALFLRAEHDPSVCTVAYVAVRTPRRRMGVARAMLDAITQRHAHVELACVPGKVSWFEKLGFQIIGAQGPQIKLSSDGTATDQPIAVLDVAPIYASVEVRQIHAYLLNQHGRKAMLEAEKKRDRQLDQMTRQAATFARDSL; this comes from the coding sequence ATGTCACTGATCCATCATTCCAGTTCGGCACCTAGCGAAGACATCAAAAGTCATTTGCTGCAAATGGTGGTCGATTACCTCACCGATATCAGCAGCCTCGGCATCACGCCGAGCAATCCGCTGTATCAGCTCTACCAGTACGGCGTCGGCTACGAAGTGCACCTGTACCTCGAAGCGATGGCGGGTGGCCGTGAGGTGAAACCGGAGCTGGTGTTGGCGTTCGATGAAGCGCACCCGGACATCCTGGACGGCTTTGCCCTGTTCCTGCGAGCCGAGCACGATCCCTCGGTGTGCACCGTGGCCTACGTGGCCGTGCGTACGCCTCGGCGCCGTATGGGTGTGGCGCGTGCCATGTTAGATGCGATCACGCAACGCCATGCGCACGTCGAGCTGGCATGTGTGCCGGGCAAGGTAAGTTGGTTCGAAAAGTTGGGGTTTCAGATCATTGGCGCTCAGGGACCGCAGATCAAGCTGAGCAGCGATGGCACAGCCACCGACCAGCCCATTGCGGTGCTGGATGTGGCGCCTATCTATGCCTCAGTGGAAGTGAGGCAGATTCACGCCTATCTGCTCAATCAACATGGCCGCAAGGCAATGCTCGAGGCCGAGAAGAAACGCGACAGGCAGCTCGACCAGATGACCCGCCAAGCCGCCACCTTCGCCAGAGATTCACTCTGA
- a CDS encoding response regulator: MTTASILVLEDEDLIRLLLTTVLEDAGFEVTAFATADQGYSFLETHPGEVNMVVSDIRMPGQMDGYDLSKMAAERWPDLPILLTSGYSGRDLELGPNVQFLPKPWSNERLLSKVNTSLHMH, from the coding sequence ATGACTACCGCCTCCATTCTTGTCCTCGAAGACGAGGACCTTATTCGCCTTCTGCTGACGACGGTGCTCGAAGACGCAGGTTTCGAAGTGACGGCGTTCGCGACCGCCGACCAGGGCTACAGCTTTCTGGAAACGCATCCGGGCGAAGTGAACATGGTCGTCAGCGATATCCGCATGCCTGGGCAAATGGACGGCTACGATCTGAGCAAGATGGCCGCCGAGCGCTGGCCGGATCTGCCCATCCTGTTGACCTCCGGTTACTCGGGTCGCGACCTGGAGTTGGGGCCCAATGTGCAGTTTCTGCCCAAGCCGTGGAGTAATGAGCGGTTGTTGAGCAAGGTGAACACGTCTTTGCATATGCATTGA